A single window of Brachyhypopomus gauderio isolate BG-103 chromosome 21, BGAUD_0.2, whole genome shotgun sequence DNA harbors:
- the hoxc12a gene encoding homeobox protein Hox-C12a, whose amino-acid sequence MGEHNLLNPGFVGPLVNIHTGDTFYFPNFRASGGQLAGLPSLSYPRRDNVCSLPWNPSESCNGYPQSYFSGPVSINPSFNRSCGEIARPEEKCYYGNGGASREACPDGNLKREERGRETSVSSDQGLHNGMGNGGTFTKYDYGTEHMTQNPPSCQSLESDSSSSVLNDGGKTSGSDPQTLLSPGNHTGNISTGGGAPWYPMHTRTRKKRKPYSKLQLAELEGEFMLNEFITRQRRRELSDRLNLSDQQVKIWFQNRRMKKKRLLLREQALSFF is encoded by the exons ATGGGCGAGCATAATCTCCTTAATCCTGGTTTTGTGGGACCTTTGGTAAACATCCACACTGGAGACACGTTTTACTTCCCGAATTTTAGAGCCTCAGGGGGACAGCTGGCGGGGCTACCGTCTCTTTCGTACCCAAGAAGGGACAATGTTTGCTCTCTCCCGTGGAATCCATCGGAGTCGTGCAATGGATATCCCCAGTCCTACTTCAGCGGTCCTGTGTCCATTAATCCATCTTTCAACCGATCTTGTGGCGAAATAGCCCGACCGGAGGAGAAGTGTTATTATGGTAACGGCGGCGCGAGCAGGGAGGCTTGTCCGGACGGCAACCTCAAGCgcgaggagagaggaagagagacatcAGTATCGTCAGACCAAGGACTGCACAATGGGATGGGTAACGGTGGTACCTTTACCAAGTATGACTATGGCACCGAGCATATGACCCAAAACCCGCCGTCCTGCCAGTCTTTGGAGTCCGATTCCAGCTCCTCGGTCCTCAACGACGGAGGAAAAACATCCGGTAGCGACCCACAGACCCTATTGTCGCCGGGGAACCACACGGGCAACATCTCGACAGGGGGAG GTGCCCCTTGGTACCCTATGCACACCCGGACCCGCAAGAAACGAAAACCCTATTCCAAGCTACAACTGGCCGAGCTGGAGGGCGAGTTTATGCTGAACGAGTTCATCACCCGGCAGCGGAGGAGGGAGCTGTCAGATCGACTAAATCTCAGCGACCAACAGGTTAAGATCTGGTTTCAGAACCGACGTATGAAGAAGAAGAGACTTTTGCTGCGAGAACAAGCATTGTCCTTCTTTTAA